One Deltaproteobacteria bacterium genomic window, AAAAAATAAATGTGATTCCTGTCATGTAAATATGTTCGAAATGGACTGGGACTCGCTAAAACAGGAAGCGGTCACGCACCTCCAAAATCTCCTCCGGATCAATACGACCAATCCGCCCGGAAACGAGATCGAGGCGGTGAAGTATCTGGCCGGGGTCCTCGATAAAGAAAACATCCCCTTCCAGATCGTCGAACCGTCGCCGGGACGGGCCAGTCTTGTCGCGCGGCTGAAAGGGAATGGATCCAAAAGGCCGCTTCTTCTGACGTCGCACATCGATGTGGTTCCGGCGGAAGAAAAAGAGTGGCAATATCCGCCCTTTTCCGGCCACCTGAAAGACGGTTTTATCTGGGGGCGCGGCGCCGTCGACATGAAGCAGATGACGGCAATGGAACTGATGGTCTTCCTGGCGGCCAAAAGGGAGGGGTTGTCCCTGAAACGCGATCTGATTTTTGCCGCCGTGGCGGATGAGGAGGCGGGGTGCAAATGGGGGTCG contains:
- a CDS encoding M20/M25/M40 family metallo-hydrolase gives rise to the protein MDWDSLKQEAVTHLQNLLRINTTNPPGNEIEAVKYLAGVLDKENIPFQIVEPSPGRASLVARLKGNGSKRPLLLTSHIDVVPAEEKEWQYPPFSGHLKDGFIWGRGAVDMKQMTAMELMVFLAAKREGLSLKRDLIFAAVADEEAGCKWGSRWLVEKRPELIEAEYALNEVGGFSLHIDNHVFYPIGVAERGVCWFKVKARGEPGHGSIPHDNQAVVKIAEAAEKIGVRSLPYHLHPLAGKFISFLAAHQKFPRGFILNLLKRPALAGFILRRLFPDKKQAKS